From the genome of Vibrio navarrensis, one region includes:
- a CDS encoding SIR2 family protein, with the protein MKPSTEQQRQRFVKELLKDLSEENLAIFAGAGLSAPAGFVSWSELLRPVAEELELEIEKETDLVALAQYHCNSNLANRGKLNQLLINELSDNATITENHQILARLPISTYWTTNYDKLIENALTETGKIPDTKYRIKQLSFTKRGRDAVVYKMHGDIEHPDEAVLTKDDYEAYHVKMQPFINALSGDLVAKTFLFLGFSFTDPNLDYILSRVRVAYSTDQRQHYCIQKLVEPEDGEPEADTEYRARKQELFIQDLLRFGIKTILVSSYAEITDILRQLEWAFRRNTIFISGSAHEYGRWEPSVAENFIYSLAKEISSLGFRIVSGFGLGVGSSVITGALEHVYMNGRRLDSDQLILRPFPQCVFR; encoded by the coding sequence TTGAAACCTAGCACTGAACAACAACGTCAACGATTTGTGAAAGAGCTACTTAAGGATCTCAGCGAAGAGAATTTAGCTATTTTTGCTGGTGCAGGGCTATCGGCTCCAGCAGGGTTTGTTAGTTGGTCAGAATTGCTTCGGCCAGTAGCAGAAGAGCTCGAACTTGAAATTGAAAAAGAAACTGATTTAGTCGCTTTGGCCCAGTACCACTGTAATTCAAACCTGGCTAATCGTGGAAAACTAAATCAGTTACTCATTAATGAGCTATCTGACAATGCAACAATTACCGAGAATCATCAAATACTTGCAAGGCTTCCAATATCAACATATTGGACAACGAATTACGATAAGCTCATTGAAAATGCTTTAACAGAAACAGGAAAAATTCCTGATACAAAATATAGAATTAAGCAGTTGAGCTTTACTAAACGAGGGCGAGATGCCGTTGTTTATAAAATGCATGGAGACATTGAGCATCCTGATGAGGCTGTACTTACAAAGGATGATTACGAGGCATACCACGTCAAAATGCAGCCATTCATAAATGCACTTAGTGGTGACCTCGTAGCAAAAACATTTTTGTTCCTGGGTTTTAGCTTTACTGATCCAAACTTAGATTACATCTTAAGTCGTGTACGCGTTGCTTACTCTACGGATCAGCGGCAGCACTATTGCATTCAAAAACTTGTTGAGCCAGAGGATGGTGAACCAGAAGCTGACACGGAATACCGAGCACGAAAGCAAGAGCTATTTATTCAGGACTTACTTAGATTCGGCATAAAAACAATATTGGTATCTAGCTATGCAGAAATAACGGATATTCTCAGGCAATTAGAGTGGGCTTTTAGAAGAAATACAATTTTCATTTCTGGTTCAGCGCATGAGTATGGCAGGTGGGAGCCCTCAGTTGCGGAAAACTTCATTTACTCTCTAGCAAAAGAAATATCAAGCTTAGGATTTAGAATTGTATCTGGTTTCGGTTTAGGTGTTGGTAGCTCTGTAATTACTGGGGCCCTAGAACATGTTTATATGAACGGGAGGCGCTTGGATTCTGACCAATTAATACTTAGGCCATTCCCTCAGTGCGTATTTCGGTGA
- the istB gene encoding IS21-like element ISVch3 family helper ATPase IstB yields MNALNDQLKTLRLSHAAKALEQQQEQLTTYAELDFEERLSLLLESEILNRNQTKIQRLKRQAKLRVDAQPSQLIYKEGRNLNRKQMSELLTGGYLHKHQNILITGPTGAGKTYLGCALATSACDQQQTVRYYRLTRLLDDLTAGRLDGSYQKQLQSLAKKALLILDDWGMEKLTQEHAGHLLEVLEDRYQNSSTIVISQLPVKEWYNMIGNATVADALMDRLVHNSHRIELGGESMRKLAQSDHLE; encoded by the coding sequence ATGAACGCACTGAATGACCAACTCAAAACCCTGCGCTTAAGTCATGCGGCGAAAGCGTTAGAGCAGCAACAAGAGCAACTGACCACCTACGCAGAGCTGGACTTCGAGGAGAGGTTAAGCCTACTTCTGGAAAGTGAAATCTTGAATCGCAATCAAACCAAAATCCAACGCCTGAAACGACAAGCCAAGCTGAGAGTGGATGCTCAGCCGAGCCAACTTATTTACAAGGAGGGACGAAACCTCAACCGCAAGCAGATGAGCGAACTGCTAACGGGTGGCTATCTGCACAAGCACCAGAACATCTTGATCACAGGCCCAACAGGCGCAGGTAAAACGTATCTTGGTTGCGCACTGGCAACCAGCGCCTGCGACCAACAGCAAACGGTCAGATACTACCGATTAACTCGCTTGCTCGATGACCTGACCGCAGGTCGTCTAGATGGTAGTTATCAAAAGCAACTTCAATCGTTGGCTAAGAAAGCTCTACTGATCCTCGACGACTGGGGGATGGAGAAACTGACTCAAGAACATGCAGGTCACTTGTTAGAAGTGCTTGAAGACCGCTACCAAAACAGCAGCACAATCGTCATCAGTCAACTACCCGTAAAGGAGTGGTACAACATGATCGGCAACGCCACCGTCGCTGACGCTCTCATGGATCGTCTCGTTCACAATAGTCATCGAATAGAACTGGGAGGCGAGTCAATGAGAAAACTGGCGCAATCCGATCACTTAGAGTAA
- the istA gene encoding IS21-like element ISVch3 family transposase, giving the protein MAKKRTPMNKIKEVLRLKYDCGLSNRSIASCLKLGPSTISELLTRFKQSQLGWPLPEGCSDTELTQVLYHGKKACRDKVMPDFTQYAVELRRKGMTKMLLWQEYHEQYQEQAYAYTQFCEHFTRWFKTQKRSMRQLHVAGDKLFIDYCGPRLQVVNPDTGEVREAEVFVASLGASNYTYVEAFPSQGKSYWLEAHANAFEHFGGVPHLLVPDNLRSAVTKANRYEPRLNDSYQKLANHYQTAVMPARPYKPKDKAKAENAVLLVERWIMMRLRHQTFHTFKELNLAIRELMNDLNEREMKQYGASRKALFDKLDKPALKPLPKQRYLYTETKRAKVGPDYHIEYRRHYYSVPHQLVGHHVELEASNRLVQIYHQGNLIAQHPRSQRERGNSTQPEHMPSNHQHQKWSPGRLLNWGANIGPATREVVNKMLNAKPHPEQAYRSCLGLLNLSKTYGESRLEQACKDALMLTKPNYTFVNNLLKNNREGQLSKDKANTPNLVHSNVRGPNCYH; this is encoded by the coding sequence ATGGCTAAAAAGAGAACTCCAATGAACAAAATTAAAGAGGTATTACGCCTGAAGTACGACTGCGGTCTCTCAAATCGCAGCATCGCTTCTTGCCTTAAACTCGGGCCGTCCACCATCTCGGAACTCCTCACTCGCTTTAAACAAAGCCAACTTGGCTGGCCTCTACCCGAAGGTTGCAGTGACACAGAACTCACTCAGGTGTTGTATCACGGCAAGAAAGCCTGTCGCGATAAGGTGATGCCAGACTTTACGCAATACGCTGTCGAACTCAGACGCAAAGGCATGACGAAGATGCTGCTCTGGCAGGAATATCATGAGCAATATCAAGAGCAGGCCTACGCTTACACTCAGTTCTGTGAACACTTCACTCGTTGGTTCAAAACCCAAAAGCGCAGTATGCGTCAGCTCCATGTGGCAGGTGATAAGCTGTTTATCGATTACTGTGGGCCTCGGCTTCAGGTAGTCAATCCTGACACAGGCGAAGTGCGCGAAGCAGAAGTGTTCGTAGCAAGCTTAGGCGCGTCCAACTACACCTATGTGGAAGCCTTCCCCAGCCAAGGGAAGTCTTACTGGTTAGAGGCGCATGCCAATGCCTTCGAGCACTTCGGTGGCGTCCCCCATCTCTTGGTCCCCGATAATCTACGCAGCGCGGTCACCAAAGCGAATCGTTATGAGCCGAGACTGAACGACAGCTATCAGAAACTGGCGAATCACTATCAAACCGCCGTAATGCCAGCTCGCCCCTACAAACCGAAAGACAAAGCCAAGGCAGAGAATGCCGTCCTCCTAGTGGAACGTTGGATCATGATGCGACTTCGCCATCAAACCTTCCATACCTTCAAAGAGCTGAACCTCGCCATCCGTGAGCTTATGAATGACTTAAACGAACGTGAGATGAAGCAGTATGGTGCGAGCCGCAAAGCACTGTTCGACAAACTCGATAAACCCGCGTTAAAGCCCCTTCCTAAACAGCGATATCTCTATACCGAAACCAAGCGAGCCAAAGTTGGGCCTGATTATCACATCGAATATCGCCGTCACTACTACTCGGTTCCCCATCAACTGGTTGGCCACCATGTCGAGCTGGAAGCCTCCAACCGTCTGGTGCAGATCTACCACCAAGGTAACTTGATCGCTCAACATCCACGCAGCCAAAGGGAACGTGGAAACAGCACTCAACCAGAGCACATGCCGAGTAACCATCAACATCAAAAGTGGTCGCCTGGACGCTTGCTCAACTGGGGAGCCAATATCGGCCCAGCCACACGAGAGGTCGTCAATAAGATGCTGAACGCCAAACCTCATCCAGAGCAGGCCTATCGTTCCTGTCTTGGGCTGCTCAATCTGAGTAAAACCTATGGCGAGTCGCGCCTAGAACAAGCCTGTAAAGATGCATTGATGCTGACAAAACCCAATTACACCTTCGTCAACAATCTACTCAAGAACAATCGTGAAGGACAACTGAGTAAAGATAAAGCGAATACGCCGAACCTTGTTCACAGCAATGTTCGTGGCCCGAACTGTTATCACTAG
- a CDS encoding TIR domain-containing protein yields the protein MPKRNCFYSFHYLPDNWRAGTVRNIGAIDGNKPTSDNNWETVKKGGDAAIKKWIANEMSGKSCVVVLVGSNTADRKWINHEIVKGWDDGKGVVGIYVHGLKDSGGNTSSKGSNPFDYIGYGNTGKKLSSIVKCYNPTGTTSQEKYDWISKHLANAVEEAIEIRKNN from the coding sequence ATGCCTAAACGTAACTGTTTTTACAGCTTTCACTATTTGCCTGATAACTGGCGTGCGGGAACAGTACGAAATATTGGAGCAATCGATGGAAATAAGCCTACATCAGATAACAATTGGGAAACAGTTAAAAAAGGAGGGGATGCGGCGATAAAAAAATGGATTGCAAATGAAATGTCTGGAAAGTCATGCGTTGTAGTTCTTGTCGGCAGCAATACCGCAGATAGGAAGTGGATTAATCATGAAATAGTTAAGGGCTGGGACGATGGCAAAGGAGTCGTAGGAATATATGTCCATGGACTTAAAGATAGTGGTGGTAACACCTCATCAAAAGGTAGCAACCCGTTTGATTATATTGGTTATGGCAACACAGGGAAAAAACTATCATCAATAGTGAAGTGCTACAACCCTACAGGGACAACCAGCCAAGAGAAATATGATTGGATCAGCAAACACTTGGCTAATGCTGTAGAAGAGGCAATAGAAATTAGGAAAAATAACTAA
- a CDS encoding ISAs1 family transposase, with protein MIIIEQLKKVKDTRSHINQVYPVMEVAFLVITAMICGQNKWTDIKDFGEGNIEWLREYLPYDNGLPTRHNIAAIMRTVVPETLLEAMVGWVNLHREKHAQPIISVDGKVLKGAKASKQEHPLYMVSAFDVDEGLTLTHQPCDGKGMELIAIKNMLDALDVRGCLLTADALHCQVETLNKVVDKGGDFLVQVKLNQPSLLAEIDAQFQDYWALPEEQQESYITEDKGHGREEIREVYVLPASFSEELKDKWSVVKSIVAVVRDRSVKGKGSYETSYYICTDHLSLELASNATRKHWHIENQQHWALDVIFKEDEQRIYAGDSALNMACCRRFVQNLFRKSEGSVSVPRKMNKATWDKDYRAKVLFTSA; from the coding sequence ATGATTATCATTGAGCAGCTAAAAAAAGTGAAAGATACCCGTTCGCATATCAACCAAGTGTACCCTGTTATGGAAGTGGCTTTCTTGGTCATAACCGCCATGATTTGTGGTCAAAATAAGTGGACTGATATTAAGGATTTCGGCGAAGGAAATATCGAGTGGTTGCGTGAGTATCTCCCCTACGACAATGGTCTCCCCACTCGGCATAATATTGCCGCGATAATGAGAACTGTTGTACCAGAGACGCTCTTGGAAGCGATGGTAGGCTGGGTCAATTTGCACAGAGAAAAGCATGCTCAGCCCATAATCAGCGTTGATGGGAAGGTTCTAAAAGGAGCGAAAGCAAGCAAACAAGAACACCCTCTCTATATGGTTTCGGCATTTGACGTAGATGAAGGTTTGACTCTCACACATCAACCTTGTGACGGTAAAGGTATGGAGCTAATAGCGATAAAAAACATGCTCGACGCTTTGGATGTCAGAGGGTGCTTATTAACTGCTGATGCGCTTCATTGTCAGGTTGAAACACTGAATAAAGTGGTTGATAAAGGTGGTGATTTCTTAGTGCAAGTCAAACTGAATCAGCCAAGTTTGTTAGCAGAGATTGATGCGCAGTTCCAAGACTATTGGGCTTTGCCAGAAGAACAACAGGAATCGTATATCACTGAAGATAAAGGGCATGGAAGAGAAGAGATTCGAGAGGTTTACGTGCTTCCTGCCTCCTTCAGCGAAGAACTCAAAGATAAGTGGAGTGTTGTAAAAAGCATTGTTGCGGTGGTGAGAGATAGAAGCGTCAAAGGGAAAGGAAGCTATGAAACATCGTACTACATTTGCACAGACCATTTGTCTTTAGAGTTAGCCTCAAACGCAACAAGGAAACACTGGCACATCGAGAACCAGCAGCACTGGGCTTTGGACGTTATTTTCAAAGAAGACGAGCAGCGAATTTACGCTGGGGACTCGGCATTGAATATGGCTTGTTGTCGCCGATTTGTGCAGAACCTCTTCAGGAAGTCAGAAGGGAGCGTGTCTGTACCAAGGAAGATGAATAAGGCTACGTGGGACAAAGATTATAGAGCAAAAGTTCTCTTTACATCAGCTTAA